Part of the Xiphophorus couchianus chromosome 2, X_couchianus-1.0, whole genome shotgun sequence genome, ACTGCAAAAGAGTATTTACTTTAATGAAgtcataaaagtatttttttttatttacaaaaaaacaatatataaatatgCAATTGTCTaagttgattttctttcacatcTGTGGTGTACCAGTTTTCCAGAATTGATCTCATTGTAGAAAACAACTCtgaatatattttgagtttaaaaaaactattttatgctTATGTTTGTagtaaaggaaacaaaacaagttgCAGAATACAACAGAGCAGCCGTTCATTTATCCTGTAGTGCTACTGAAAAGCCCCCTGTGGGTCGATGTACGTGAAGCATTGCCTCTTGTGGTTTCACAGACAGATTTAACTACAATATGGCTCAGTGTTGCCGTGGCGATGGACTCCTATTAACATGTTGTTTTCCTGGGGGAAAGGAAGTTTCTCAATCTGCTGTAGAACCAAGGCACGGTTAAATTaggacacacacactgcagggtGATTGAGCTTCTTATGAGTAGAACTTAAAGACTCTTCCTGGAGTGAGTTGGTTAAACGTAGAAAAGTACCTTAAATTGTTGCCAGCACCATCTTAGGTTCAGTCTACTCTGATGCTGACACAGATAAAACACAACTGAATTGGATTCTGCACTTAATGCATCACTGTCTTTTTCTGCATGTGGTTATTCCATTAAGTTATGTTTTGAACGAAATCAGTATCCCTTTATAAGACAAATAATTTTAGGCTTATATTAGGAGTGAAACATGATGTTAAGTCCCTATTTTTCACCTCATTAAATGCTCAGTCCCTTAAAGCACTAGCTGATAGTTGAATCAGACTCTTCTTTTCATGCAAAATCCCAACAATCCAAAATAATCTtattaagttttaaataaaagcttttttatcTGTTATTTTTCCTGCAGTTGCCATATTTTTAGGGGCAGAGGTTCAGTCCCTTCAAGTTTCCAACAGCTCCCACGCTCTGTTTACATTGGCATGCAATTAAGGCAACTCGTTCAAGCTGGGCCTGTGCTGATGGCCCGTAAATCCAAGAAACACGTGGGCTAATAAATCATCAGCAGCAGTGATTTAGGGAGTTGATGATTCAACCTTTGTCTCTTTATTGAATCATGACCACTTAGGCAATAACACTGTTTAACTGTAACAGATGCATGAGCCTTTATGTCCAGCATGAAAAAAGATACacataatgacatttatttccTGACTTGATGTGAATCTGTTACTAATAATttgggtattttttttcccaaaaaactATTGTTGTGATTTAACAAATGTAAGGAATTAATATGATATTATTTCATATGATAATTTCCCTCCAGGGTGATTCTATTCCATTTTAATTTACTCCATGGTCAGCAATGTTACTCCACTGTATTTATCCACCATCAGTCTCCTTGGTAACTAACTGCTTTACGGGCTAATGTTATAGTGATAACTTGCTTATTGTATTATTGCTCTGGGTTTGTACTCAAATATTCATCACTGCATAAGTGTATAAGTTACAATGCAGATGCTTTGCCATCGGTACATAAGGACATTAACTGCCACCACTAGTGCATAAGAAGACATtgctataaatattatttttgtatacTTACAGTTGTAAATAATTCACCCTTTAGACATTATtctcaaaactaaatatttagtaatgAATTGAATTTCATACTACGTACTTTCAGAATCAAAATTCTCAAAAGGAGATGTTTTTCTACAATTGGAGTAAAATTATGTCCTGAACCAagcatgtattttatttttatttttgaatgattGTTCCCAAAACCTATCTTTGAATGTTTAAGCtgtaattgttttatgttttcctgcTATTTTAAAGGGTAGCTCTTACTGCTACACCAGATGTCAAATCATATATGCCTGTTGAAATGTTCATAGTGATGATTCACTTAATGCATTTACATGTGAttgaagaaaacacaattaaTATTACTTACATTGACCACCTTTCTGTTTCTGAGCAGATGCAAAGGAAAGGACAACGAGAAGCTTTTCAGCCAACGGGGTCTTCAACTTCACCTCCCTCCTGCTCAGCAGTGAAGACAACATGCTGTATATTGGTGCCCGGGAGATTCTGTTTGCTCTCAACCTCTCTGATATCAGTGCAGCGAACCTACAAAGAAGTGTAAGAGCCTGAATGCTGCAACCTTTAAACTGCACTGTGATGTTAAGCATATAAATATGAATGTAGCTCCTTGAATCCCTCATGTAAGGTGGAAATTTGGCAATAGGGATTAAGAGATCACAAGAGTGCAAGCGGAATGTTATGCTTTACAGTGTTAAAGATATAGTTTAAATaccacagcattttttttttcctgcagctcaCGTGGAAAACtccagagaggaagagagacgAGTGCAGTTTCAAAGGCAAAGATCTTCAGGCGAGTCAACTGTTGGTTTGAAGTGCACACAGCTGAACTCACATGGCTCAAACATTATTTACTGAACTTCAgctctgactgctgctgaatCACAAAGCCCAGGCCAGGAAAGAAACCTGGACATTTCCTGTCATCTTGGAACTTTCCTTCTCATAACAATGGATTTTCCCCTTCCTTTTCAAATACAGTTTTATTGCACTTTTGTTAAACTTCTTTACTTTAGATCTGAACCTTTGACACTGGAGCATGTTAGCAAAGGGAAATGGAGCTTGTGTAAACGGGGAGTTCAAATTACtatgcaaaaacaaagcatttgatctttattttaaactttgtgcCTTTTTCTCTAATCTCTATTCTATGCAATATagtataatttaatataatatacATTGCTGCTTTTTACTTGTTGTATAGCAGCTGAAAAATTTACAATAaacccttcttcttctttgtctttttaaaacagagGGACTGCTTCAACTACATAAAGATTTTACTGCGTATGAACAGCACTCATCTGTACGTATGCGGAACGTACGCCTTCAGCCCAATGTGTGCCTACATTGTAAGTTTCCACTCTTTCAAAGATATCCCATCTGTTCAATAGTCTTGCTTCTGCATTTCTTTAAGATTTACAGACAAcagtaatgtttgttttccctCATAAAAGGTGATTAGTCAGATGCAGGACTTTGTATGGGagtcatttatttgattttagtgGAACATCATCTCAAATCTGATGCATCCCACATCCTGCCTCTCTACTTGCTCAGCATTCTGTCTGAGTGAGACGTTCAGACCAGTCAGATACAATATACGTGCATTATTTTATTAGCTTGCATGTCCGTGGGGATAAGATCAAAATATATAATGCATGTAATCAGATTACATAAGAATCGATCcggtttttatacattttcttcagaTCTTTTAGTGCCTTTTAGAACAAGccagaacaaacaaacattacTGACCTGCACTTCAACTTTGGCCAAAGACTGACCAccttttaaagcaaaatctgaCAGAGAGGTTACTTAGAGCTTCGCCTTTCAAATTCCCTTATCACATGtggtgtgtgtgtacgtgtgctTGCCCCTCAGAGGACTGCGGACTTCTCGTTTGTCAAAAGTGATGCTGGTGAGATTGTTACAGAGGACGGACGCAGCCGCTGCCCATTCAACCCAGAGTACAAGTCCACTGCCATCATGGCTGGTAGGTTTATACAAATTGAAGAGCACACACTGGTAGTGTTACCCAGCAGAATCCAAGACGGAATGACACAAACATATCCATAAAGGGATGCTAGtttggaaaaatgtgtttcaaaacTTAGAAATTTGGGAGTAAGGGGTTGATAACCACCAAACTTTGTTAAAAGTTTCAAGATGCATATTCAGTGATGTCAGCGATAAAAACTAGAAGATATTCTCTGGATTTCATTACTATGTGAcgcagaaacattttttcttttggagaaACATTGTGATCATTCTTGTCTGCATTGCAGATGGGGAGCTGTATGCCGGCACTGTTAGTAATTTCCAAGGAAATGAACCCATAATCTACAAAAGCTTGAGTCAGGGAACTGCTCTAAAAACCGAAAACTCTCTCAACTGGCTTCAAGGTATGTTGATGTAGCTGTGTAGCAATGCTTTTTATCATATCTTTCAGTGATAACATTTCTATTGTACAATGGATAAATACTCAGCTTTAAAACAGAGTGCCGAAAATGCTGCGTGATCAGTCTACAATGGAAAACCATCTTCTGTCCCTGCTGGATGTGGATTTCACTCAGCAGTGGGGATGTATGTTCCCAGATCCCAGTGTGACGGTATTGTTACTTTCCTTTCAGACCCAGCCTTTGTTGGCTCAGCTTACATACAGGAGAGCCTGCCCAAGGGCAACCTTGTGGGCGATGACGATAAGATTTACTTCTTCTTCAGTGAAGCAGGGAAGGAGTTTGATTTCTTTGACAACACTGTCGTGTCACGCATCGCTCGCGTGTGTAAGGTGAGTGATACTACAGGGCAGATATTTCCATCTGAGGATGCTTTTATATCCTTAAGCAACATCTAGCCCTGCAGTCACTGTAGGATTATATCGAACCAGATGGAGGCGAGTGCTTGTTTGTCTATTTCATGTATTTGTTCTCAGTCTGCCTCCTCTAAATGCACATGTGTCATCTTCTGCTTTCagcttaaatacattttgtgtagCTTCCACTTCTACTGGGTGGTGATATAAGGAAATCATGTCCCTTCCAtatgtttgctttgtttgattctttttttttttccaaatctcaTCTTTAAATTCCTAAGGAACAAATGTTTGTCTTCAGATCTGGATTCAATACACAGACACAGCCGCTTCAGTTGTAGTATTTGAGTTTATCAGTGGTGGAATGTTGACCTATTTGTTAAAGACGGCAAGTATTTACATGCTTCTGAAATAATATCATTGCAGCTCAGACAACTGTATGGTGACCTTTCACCCAGAAATATTTCTACAAATACCATGAAAAtattattcacagattttttagatttagatgTAACCTCTTATGCTACACTGTAGCCCTCCTACAGTGTTCTTTGACAATGcatcaacatttatttgacCCAAAATGTCTCTCAAGTAAAGTCTCTGACTGTCTACTAAGATGtgtgaaagtattttttatatgcATTATTCATAAATTGAATGATTAATTTGTTAAACCTTATTTGGACTGTCCTTTCATTCAGTGGAATAATTACATTATTTGAACTTGAAAAACGAAGCAACTCCAGCCAGGAGATAGTGTTTCGTGAAcgtttatttacagtttttggTCCTCCCTAAGTTTAAAGAACATGCAAGGAAACATTatatatctaaaatatatttcataattgTTCACCAACATGACTTGGCTGCATGTCTCACAAAGTCCTCATATGATTGGCTGGCTTTCTGTTCGGAAACTGCCAGCTGTGTGTAGAGACTCAACCACAACCCATAGAGAAGAACCAGTGAGAAACTCTGGTTGAGTCAGAGCCAGACCTGATGAGTTTGCTAGACTACATAGATATTTTTGTGGTGTATCGCTTTGATACATTTGTCAGAATTTTGACAAatgtgcttttctttaaaagtgttaaagtaggggcgtgccgtggtggcgtaggggatagtgCGACcaatgtttggaggccttgagtcctcgaatcggctgtcgcgggttcgactcccagacccgacgatatttgccgcatgtcttccccctttcctgtcagcctactttcatgtAAGGACACAAGAGCCCACAAAAgaacccctggaggggtaaaaaaaaaagtgttaaaagtgTCGTCACCACCTAACATCCTGCAAGCCAAAGAAGCAGCACCAACTCTTAATTTTTTAAGTGGGATCTTTAGGCAGGCAGAACCCCAGAGAGGCAGACTTTgcgtttttttctctttccctctGCCCAAGCTGTTTGGCAGTTATGAAGGCCTTTCAAAGCCTTTCTTTAAACCTCTGATCAAGCAgtaaaaatttttattaaaacaaataagcGTTTAACCAACCTAAAAAACAGATTGTTAAATTCTTATTCAGCAAACTTAAACACTTTCCCCAATTGTTATACTCTGTAGAATTTGAGTcagtacatttgttttattaatttttcaatcGGTCCTCCATCTCATGTTGTTGttatcataaataaatacatgaattaATTAATGACCTATGAGGTCAAATTATTCAGATGTGTGATGGACACAGAAAGATAAAAGTAATTCTTAGGAAggattttttacaaattataaaaTAGTTAAGTCAAATTAAGAGTATTTATGTAAGTATGTGAAGATGCACAGAAATATACTGAACTTctataaatgtttgtatttctttgggGGATTTATCATGACTAATTCAAGCTTACAGACTGAACTGACATTAGACAAAGCTGAACTCCTGGGCATTAATCTCCACCAGGCATCGCCCAGAAGGTTTAAACTGTCATTATTCAACTATTTACTTAAGTTTTCCAAACATTCAGTTTAAAGGCTCCATTTACCAGAATCAAGTAATCACTCACTCATGTAGTTTTCTCAGAAATTGTAAAATGAGGAACTTAACTTAAAATTTCCTGGTACGGATTACCCACAAGGGAATTTCCACAAACTTGAACAAGAATCCTTAAGTGTAGAATGTAAGccagaagaaagacaaaagctGGTATAATTGGCTACAaatggtttaaataaaatactaaaatctaCGCTTTGTTTCTGTTATCTCCCCAAAGCCAGTTAAATCTCTGCAGAGGCTGCTTTCTCTGTCATTATGCATGTTCAGGTGTTTGCTGCTTTAGCTCTGCATCATCGGGGCAAACCTGGATAAACAATGTTTTGCCgggaacaaacaaaacaaagtgtgtTCTCATTTGCGTGATTTGCTCTGTTTCCCAGAAAGCTGCCTCTGGCAGCTGGCCTGTCCATGAGCTGCCTTTCGAACAAGGGGTGCTTTTACAAGAGGATTAATGAATGGAATGCATTTGCTTCAATTATTTAGTAGTCAGTTTAAGATCACAGTAgctttaaattataaaacatggGGATGCATGTTCCCTATTATCTGCCTGGGTTGCTGCAATAACCACAGTCATTGCTTCAGTATTTGTGATGGATCATTTCATCCCTAGCCAGGCTCCAGTAGTCTCCTACTTGGTCACCTGACCAAGGTGACCTCATAGGTCATTTAGATCATTcaggtgttgttgttgtttttttccgtCTTCTGATCATCACCCTTTCATCGTTTTGGATATGTGGGAACACTCACATCTGAGTCTTAAATCCATCAGATCAGACATCAAACTTCCACTCTTGTCTCTCAGCATGCATTGCTAAATTAGCACTCATGTCAACAAGATCCTGTGTCACTCATGGCACTATAAAGGATTATGCCAAGGGCAGCAAATCAGAGGGGCTATGTCAGGGAAGAGAGGTTGTTGGGGGGcattgtttctttctcttttttactTAGAAGCACTTGCCCTCTTCAGAGGACCAAGTGTGTTTTATCTATGCCTGTTATGATGATGTAGTTTGTTTTCATGACCTAGAAGCATTCTGCCTTGGGGTAAATCTCAGTGGGAGGCAAAGCTGATTGAGTCCATAAGGGGttaatatttttccttcttctctggTTAATCAGATCCAACTTTGGACCAAATACACTCTGTCTATGCTTTCAGAAAGGAGAgggcaaataaaaagaaaatgaaatgacagGTTAACAATGTTGAATATTCCATACAGGTCTTCAGGAACTTTAATTTATGCTATTACACCCTTTACTGACCTTGAGCCAGACAGACTTTTAACCTCCAGTATTTGTCTTGTAGGGCGACATTGGAGGCGAGAGGGTATTACAGAAGAAGTGGACCACTTTCTTAAAGGCCCAGCTCCTGTGCTCGCTGCCTGATGATGGTTTTCCCTTCAATATAATCCAAGACATGGTTGTTTTTACGCCGAGTCCTGGGGACTGGAAGAACACTATGTTTTATGGAGTCTTCACATCTCAGTGGTGAggataaaagtttaaaacaccATACCAacaaaatttagcaaaaatatttccagtatgtaaaacatatttcaaaacacattaaagtctATATTAAGACATCTAAATCTGACAGGTGTAATATTAACATGAGTACGATTGTTAGGCAAGAAATTAATGTGGTCCCTTTGGAAAGTAGGGAGTATAATAATAGTATGAGTTCAAATTAGAGATGACTCTACATGGACTCTGATTTTGATGCTGTATGAGAGAAAACTGTGTGTACTACTTCTTGGAATATTTTTGCTAGAAACCTACACTTTTTGTGAAATCTTAAGGGcaatttctaatatttttggatttttacgAAACCTTTTGGTCACTAAGGTATAAAGGTGCGTCAGGAAGCTCTGCAGTCTGTTCGTTCACGATGGACCAAGTGGAAAAGGCTTTCAATGGGCGCTACCGTGAGGTCAACAGAGAGACCCAGCAGTGGTACACATACAATCATCCTGTCCCGGAGCCTCGGCCTGGAGCTGTGAGTACATatttgctgccatctgctggagaACCTGAACACATATTAACATCAACACACAACAGAGTCATGTCAGTTGCAAGACAGACATGCTTTGGTCTGCACATCAGTTATGATCTTAATGATTAATGACCGGACTGCTATTTGATAAAGATTCTACCAAaccactgtttgtgtttttatcaagtGTGATAGAATATGTAAATAAGATCACTTGTTTTGTTGCCCCCATAGTGTATTACAAATGCTGCCAAAGGGATGGGAATCTCTTCTTCGCTGCACATGCCAGACAAGGTGCTGAATTTTGTCAAAGACCACTTCCTGATGGACAGCGTGATTCGCAGCCAACCTCTCCTGCTGAAGCGTAACGTACGCTACACGCAGATTGTAGTCCATGGAGTCCAGACAGCTAAAAAGGTGTACAATGTTCTTTTCATTGGCACAGGTAAGACACTTTCCACCAGTATTGAAGGCAGTGCTTTCAAGCATgccttttaaagacaaaaatatgtcttgTCTCTAATGGCATGTGttacaatttgaaaatgttcttttcaggtttttcaggttgttttcagtctaacatttttactctttatattaaaaatgcaaaatcaacaCCTCTATAGTGTGACGGTGTTTCCAATTTAGAGTACCATGACTTCAAAAGTGCttgttataaaagaaaatgatttttaatggtCTCTATGACTtgagaaacaatgaaaagaatgattgttatttatttatgattcaTGCAGGGGTTTGTTTTCTGGCTCTAAATTGTAAGATGTTCCCTTTAACATGAGTCTTGTCTCATTTTAAGCTAAGCTATGTGTTTTCTAGATGATGGAAGACTCCATAAGGCCATTAACATCAAAAACAAGATGCACATTATTGAAGAGATGGTAATCTTCCGTGACTCTAAACCGGTACACCAAATTGAGCTGGACACTGAGAAGGTAAGGAGAGCTGCTTggaaataaatatgttgaatCTATCTCTAAAACTTTCTCATTATACAACTTAAACagtcttaaaaagtttttcaaaaatttcCCCAGTGGTAAAGAGCTTTCCTCTAAAGCAAATGATACATTTTCTTAGTGGGATCTGCAAACTTACTAGACGTGGACGTGTTACACTTCCTGAATGTCAGCATACATAAActtccatttttaaatcagggtaaataaatactatttaaaatggctgaaaaaaaagaccCTTTAAAGAATGATTACACCAGGAGTGGACATggaagtcaataaaaaaagtcacacaGACATTTGTCTAATGCCTCCTGTCTTCTCCAGGGTCGGCTTTATGTTTCATCTCTCTCTGAACTTGTGGAGGTTCCACTAGCTAACTGCACTAATTATCAGAGCTGTGGGGAGTGCATCCTTTCCAGGGATCCATATTGTGTCTGGAACAAGGGGCAGTGCGTAGACATCAGAAGTGCTCCTGCAAGCAAGTATGACCCACTCTGCACAATATTCTGGCTAAAACCCAGTGTGAAATGCAAATATTAGATGATGCAAACACAAGCCCAATGATTTGATGCATGTGTTTCAGTGCTCAGCAGCAGGATGTAGATGAAGCAAATACATCAGTCATTTGCAAGAAGCCAAGCCCACGGGTTCCTAATCATCCTCCAACACGTAGGTGAACTGCTCCTCTAAAAGCTGTCAACTTATTGTGTGAAGTCAATTATTATTCAGATAGCACAGCTTGCTAcatctttttctgctttgccTTCACACAGGAGCATCTTCATGCCAGGCAATCATAATCCCAGCCAACACTTTCAAAGTACTGCCATGCAAGCTGCGCTCCAATTTGGCTGAGAGAAAGTGGCAATTTAGCGAAGGCACAGGTCACTTCCACTACCCCAGCCCAGAGGGGGGACTGGTGGTGGTCGctcaggcaggcaggcaggaaACCTACGAGTGCTGGTCAGTGGAGGAAGGCTTCATGGAGTTGCTGGCAAACTACTGCGTGAGGGGCGAAGCCAGGCAGGAGAGCACCACCTTGACGGGCCATTCCCGTGCGCCACAGCTTTCCCAAGAGGAAGTCATTTTTCTGCCAGGGGAAACCCTCTCTCCGCAGATAAACACCAAAACCTACTGGAATGAGCTGATTGTTGTGTGCGCTCTCCTGGGATTTTCCGTGGTGGTCTTCTCTCTGTTCGTGATCTACAGGAACCGTGACCACATGAAATCCATGCTGAAGGAAGGGGAGTGCCCCAATATGCAGCAGAAGAAGCCCCGAATTGTGGGCAAACCTGCTGAGAATTTACCGCTAAATGGCAGCACTGTCACAACATCGGCGTCAGATCACAAAGGGTACCAGACCCTTAATGACAACTACCTTTGCAGCACTCCACCTCATGAGTGTTCCTCGCCTGACAACACCAAGAGCTTCTCAGAGTCAGAAAAGAGGCCTCTGAACTTAAAAGAGAGCCATGTAGAGATTTCTCCCTCATGCCCGCGGCCTCGAGTCAGACTAGGCTCTGAGATTAAAGACTCTATAGTGTAAGACTGTCTGCAAAGAGCTGGAAAGAGTGCGCTTGTTGGTAAAGACTAAAATTTATAGGAGGAAGAGTACAGCACTCCGACAGTGAAACATTCATTACAGATATTTTGCACTTTGTCTACTTTTGTTCTGTCCCTGTGGTTCAAtgtgcatttcattttatttttctccttcacaCGGTGCATTCGGAGCAACTTCCAGTTTGCCTTCTGATGCTCTCACACATAGCTCACATGAATATAACAAGCACAGAGGTGGCATCAAAACCAGTTGTAAGGGATTGTGTTTCAGGGCATTTCAACTTTCTCCGTCCATAAAATACACTGGTAATGCTTGGAAATGCAGAGTGTTTCTCAAGGTTTATGTCACTGAGTTTGACACGGTctctaatgttttattgtcattcTGCCATCTGTCGGTGTTTGCGCTTCCCTGAAGCTACACACTAGTTAATGTGTGTTGCAAATTTCAACTCATATACAAACAAGTCTGACAATTGAAAGACATGGTTCCTCagttgtggaaaaacaaaaatataaaaagcgCATCTAATATGACAAAGtgccttttaaaagttttcaagtcttctgaatttttctatattttgtggtgttacaaccacaaaatatgtatgttatttttgcttgatACTTTACCACAATGTAGTGTATCATTGTGAAGTAgactgtttgatttatttttttattatgttttttttacaaataaaaaaaaaaaaacatggggTATTTCTCTATCAGGTTTATACATCCATACACCTAAGTCTTTGAGTagaatttttcaaatatttaaccCCAGTTGGATTAAGGTGTAGATTTTCACAAGGACATTATAATACATGAATAGGCTTTGATCAAAGTCATTCCATTCTACCTCTGGGGTTATGGGTTTATTGTTCTGCTAGGATGTGAACTTCAGTCTGATGTTCCACGTTATAGGTTTTCTGTCACAATTCCTCTTTACCTCGATCTGTTTCATGAAGTC contains:
- the sema4ba gene encoding sema domain, immunoglobulin domain (Ig), transmembrane domain (TM) and short cytoplasmic domain, (semaphorin) 4Ba yields the protein MWTMSMAWLCLPAYTVLLLGFLHLAVTENDVTPRLSFPYNAKERTTRSFSANGVFNFTSLLLSSEDNMLYIGAREILFALNLSDISAANLQRSLTWKTPERKRDECSFKGKDLQRDCFNYIKILLRMNSTHLYVCGTYAFSPMCAYIRTADFSFVKSDAGEIVTEDGRSRCPFNPEYKSTAIMADGELYAGTVSNFQGNEPIIYKSLSQGTALKTENSLNWLQDPAFVGSAYIQESLPKGNLVGDDDKIYFFFSEAGKEFDFFDNTVVSRIARVCKGDIGGERVLQKKWTTFLKAQLLCSLPDDGFPFNIIQDMVVFTPSPGDWKNTMFYGVFTSQWYKGASGSSAVCSFTMDQVEKAFNGRYREVNRETQQWYTYNHPVPEPRPGACITNAAKGMGISSSLHMPDKVLNFVKDHFLMDSVIRSQPLLLKRNVRYTQIVVHGVQTAKKVYNVLFIGTDDGRLHKAINIKNKMHIIEEMVIFRDSKPVHQIELDTEKGRLYVSSLSELVEVPLANCTNYQSCGECILSRDPYCVWNKGQCVDIRSAPASNAQQQDVDEANTSVICKKPSPRVPNHPPTRASSCQAIIIPANTFKVLPCKLRSNLAERKWQFSEGTGHFHYPSPEGGLVVVAQAGRQETYECWSVEEGFMELLANYCVRGEARQESTTLTGHSRAPQLSQEEVIFLPGETLSPQINTKTYWNELIVVCALLGFSVVVFSLFVIYRNRDHMKSMLKEGECPNMQQKKPRIVGKPAENLPLNGSTVTTSASDHKGYQTLNDNYLCSTPPHECSSPDNTKSFSESEKRPLNLKESHVEISPSCPRPRVRLGSEIKDSIV